Within the Comamonadaceae bacterium OTU4NAUVB1 genome, the region GGGGAGATCATGAACGTGGGCGGGCTGTCGCGGCGCATCGTGGACTTCGCCCTGGCCCTGGTGGGCCACGTCAAGGGCGGCCTGGGCTACGTCACCATCATGGCCGGGTGCCTGCTCTCGGCGCTGTCGGGCTCGGCCGTGGCCGACGCGGCCGCGCTCACCGCGCTGCTGCTGCCCATGATGGTCAAGGCCGGCCACGACAAGCCGCGCGCGGCCGGCCTCATCGCCGCGACCGGCGTGATCGGCCCGGTGATCCCGCCGAGCATCGGTCTGGTCATCTTCGGCGTGGCGGCCAACGTGTCGATCTCCAAGCTGTTCCTCGCGGCGATCGTGCCGGGCCTGCTCATCGGCGGCGCGCTGTGGGTCACCTGGGCCTGGCTGGTGCGCCGCGAGCGCATCGCCGCGCCGCCGCGCAAGTCCGGCGCCGAGATCGCCAGGGCCTTCCGCGACGCGCTGTGGGCGCTGCTGCTGCCGGTGATCATCCTGGTGGGCCTGCGCATGGGCGTCTTCACGCCCACCGAGGCGGCGGTGGTGGCGGCGGTCTACGCGCTGTTCGTCTCCACCGCGGTCTACCGCGAGCTGGGCTGGCGCGACCTCTACGGCGTCTTCGTGGGCGCGGCCAAGACCAGCGCCGTCGTGATGTTCCTCATCGCCGCGGCCATGGTCAGCGCCTGGCTCATCACGGTGGCCGACCTGCCCTCCAAGGTCATCGCGCTGCTCCAGCCGGTGATGGACAACAAGATCCTGCTGATGCTGGCCATCATGGTGCTGGTGATGGTGGTGGGCACGGCCATGGACATGACCCCCACCATCCTGATCCTCACGCCGGTGCTCATGCCGGTGGTCGCCGCCGCGGGCATCGACCCGGTCTACTTCGGCGTGATGTTCATCATCAACAACTCGATCGGCCTGGTCACCCCGCCGGTGGGCACGGTGCTCAACGTGGTCGCCGGCGTCGGGCGCATGCGCATGGACGACGTCACGCGGGGGGTCCTGCCCTTCATGCTCGCGGAGTTCGCCGTCATGTTCCTCATGGTGCTGTTCCCCTGGCTCGTCACCGGGCCGGCCAGGCTCTTCGCCGGCTGAGGCGGGACGCCGGCGGCCCAGCGCCCGTCAGTCCGGCGCCGGTGCCAGGTAGGTCTTGTCGATGCCCGCGCCCACGGTGTACTTCGGGTCGACGAAGTTGCCCAGGCGCACCCTGCCGCACTGGCTGAGCATCATGTAGGCGTCCCAGCGGTCGTAGCCGTACTCGGCCTCCATCCACAGGATCAGCTCCTTGTAGGCGATGCGCGTCGCGTCCTCCAGCGGCCGGGCGCTGCCGATGGCCATGATCATGCGTTCGGTCTCCAGGCGCGGCCAAGCCAGCGTCCAGCCCTTGACGAGGTCGACGCGGATGGTCGTGAGGCTGGGGTACTCGACCGCCGTGCCGCAGACCTCGCCGTCGCCCTGGCAGGCGTGCGCGTCGCCGATGAACAGCCGCGCGCCGGGCGTCCACACCGGCAGGTAGGTGATGCTGCCGGGGCCCATGTCGGGCAGGTCCATGTTGCCGCCGTGCTGGTCGGGCGTGAGGCTGTTGATCGAGTCGAGCTGCGGCGAGCAGCTCAGCGTGCCGATGTGCGGCCGGTAGGGCAGCGTGACGCGCCGGCTCCAGTAGACGCCCTGCTCGTCGACGTCGATCTTGCGCACCTTCTCCGGCAGCGGCTCGTTGAGCAGCGCGGTGAAGGCGGTGCCGCTCAGGGCGCCGAAGTCCGGGATCATGCAGCAGGTGCCGCGCGGGTTGTCGCCGCGCGGGGCCATCGACTCGATGTGCACGGCCAGCGCGTCGCCGGGCTCGGCGCCCTCGATCAGGATGGGCCCGTTCTGCGGGTTGACGAAGGGCATCGTCAGCACCTTCGAGGGCAGGTCCTGCTCGGAGCGGATCTTGCCCTCGAAGGCATCGCGCGTCTCCACCACGATGCGGTCGCCGGGCCGGACCGTCATCACCGGCTGCGAGTACGGCCCGATCGTGTAGTGGAAGGTGCCCTGCCGCGCCTCGGTGAGTTCGTGCGTGGTGACGCTGTCGCCACGGCCGACGCCGCGCGTGTGCATGATCGATCGTTCCAGCCAGCTCATCGGGTATCTCCTCGGGTGTGGGGCCTCGGCGGCCGGTTCAGATCATCAGGTGGCCGCGCACCGTGGCCGCGTCCATGTGGCCGGGGTCGATGCGCGCGACCACCCGGCCCTTCTCCATGACGTAGGCGCGCTCGCCGACGTCCAGGATGGTGTCGAGGTTCTGCTCGACGAACACGATGGTGGTGCCCAGGTCCCGGCGGATGGCGCGCAGCACGTCGCAGATGAGCTGCACGATCGAGGGCTGGATGCCCTCGGAGGGCTCGTCCAGCAGCATCAGCGCGGGGTTGCCCACCAGCGCGCGGCCGATGGCCAGCTGCTGCTGCTCGCCCCCGGACATCGTGCCGGCGAGCTGGTCGCGGCGCTCGGCCAGGCGCGGGAAGTACTGGTAGACCAGCTCGGGCTGCTTTCTGCCCTTGGGGCCACCCACGAGTTCGCCCACGGCCAGGTTCTCCGCGACGGTCATGCGCGGGAACACCTCGCGCCCCTGCGGCACGTAGCCGATGCCCAGGCGCGCGCGGGCGTCGCTCGGCAAGGTCGTGATGTCGCCGCCCTGCAGCGCGATGCTGCCGCCGCGCGCGCGCAGCAGGCCCATCAGGCAGCGCAGGGTGGTGGTCTTGCCCACGCCGTTGCGCCCGATCAGGCTGACGATCTCGCCGCGCCCGACGCGCAGGTCCACGCCCTGCAGGATCGGCGTCTCGCCGTAGGCCGCGCGCAGGCCCCGGACCTCGAGCACGGGCGCCGCGTCGGCGGTGGCGGTGGCGGTGGCGGTGGCGGTGGCGGTGGCGGTGGCGCCAGTGTGCGAGGCGGTGGCGGCGGAGGGGGTCTCGGGGGTCATTGCGTCTTGCCCAGGTAGATCTCGGCCACGCGCGGATCGGCGACGATCTCCTGGATCGAGCCCTCGGCGAACACCTTGCCGAAATGCAGCACCGTCACGCGCTGCGCGATCTGGCGCACGAAGGCCATGTCGTGCTCCACCGCCAGCACCGTCATGCCGCCCGCGTTGAGTTCGCGGATGAGTTCGCCGGTGCGGAAGGTCTCCTCGGGCGAGAGGCCGGCGGTGGGTTCGTCCATCAGCAGCAGCGCGGGCCTGAGCGCGATGGCCATGCCGATCTCCAGCCACTGCTGCTGGCCGTGCGCCAGCGCGCCGGCGGGCTTGGCCTGGTCGCGGGCGAGGTCGAGCAGTTCGAGCAGCCGGTCCTCCTCGCGCGCCAGCTCGGCGCCGCGCACGTGATGCTGCAGCGCGATGTGCAGGTTCTGGCGCACCGGCAGTTCCCTGAACACGCTGGGCGTCTGCATCTTGATGCTCATGCCCTGCTGGACGCGCCGGAACGGCCGGTCGCCCGTCACGTCGCGGCCCTGGAACTCGATGCACCCGGCCGTGGGCTCGTGCATGCCCACGACGAGCTTGAAGAGGGTGCTCTTGCCCGCGCCGTTGGGGCCGATCAGGCAGTGGATCTCGCCCTGCGCGATGTCGATGCCGACCTCCGAGACGGCCGTGTGGCCGCCGAAGCGCTTGGACAGGCCGGTGGTCCTGAGCAGGGGTGCGGCGGCGTTCACGAGCCCCCCTCCTCGGCCATCGCCGTGGCCGCCTCGCGGCGCCGCCGGGGCGCGAACACGCCACGCACGAGCTGCACCATCCCGATGACGAAGCCCTGCGGCGCCAGCATCACCGTGGCCAGCAGCATCGCCCCCATCAGCAGCAGCGCGGCCTGCTGGCTGTGGACGGTGAGGGCCTGGAACGTCCACAGCACCAGGAAGGAGCCCACCGTCGTCGCCGTCAGGTCGCTGCGCCCGGAGAAGGCCACCCACACGATCGGCATCGACGCCGCCGGCAGGCCGACGCTGGCCGGCGTGATGAACTGGCCCCACGAGGTGTAGAGCACCCCGCTCAGGCCGGCCAGCATGGAGCCGATGACGAAGGTCGCGAGCTGGTACTTGCGCACGTCGTAGCCGAGCAGCTCGGCGCGCTGGGGGTCCTCCCGCACCGCCACCACCACGTGGCCGAAGCGCGAATTCAGCAGGATGCGCAGGCCCAGGTACACCACCAGCAGCAGGCCCACCACCAGGTAGTAGAGCGGCACGCCCTCGAAGTAGAGCGGCTCGCCGCCGAACCACGGGACGTTGAGCGGCGCCATGTCCTTCATCCCGTTGAAGCCGTTCAGGCGGGCCTCGCCGACGCGCCATTCGGGTCCCGCCGTCTGCCCGAGGAAGAACGCCAGGACCAGCGTGGAGGACAGCGTGACGATGCCGAAGAAGACCCCGCCGATGCGCCCCCAGATCATGAAATACCCCAGCACGGCGGCCACCGCCCCGGACGCGAGGATCGCCAGCGCCAGGGCCAGCACGGTCGTGGCGGACTCGCCGCCCAGGTTGATGGCCAGCACGCCGTAGCCGTAGCCGCCGATGCCGAAGAACAGCGTCTGGCCGAACGACAGGATGCCCCCGTAGCCCCACACCAGGCACAGCCCCATGGCCATGAAGACCCACAGCAGCAGGTAGGCCATGTTGCCCACGCTGTAGGCATCGGCGAAGACCGGATAGACCAGCATGGCGGCGACCACCGCCACGAACGGCAGCCAGAACGCGCGGGTCGCGCCCAGCGTCTGCGAACCGTTGATGAGTTTCAGCATGGGTGTGACTTCCAGGTTGCGCGGGGAACTCTCGAGGCGCGCCTCAGCGGGTGCGGCGCGCCAGCCAGCCCGACAGCCCCTCGGGCAGCAGGCGGATGACCACGATGACGGCCAGGAGCATGCCGATCTGGCCGATGATCTGGCCGCCCCAGCCGTTGAGCGCGGTGCGCACCACCGCCAGCACCACGCCCGCCGGGGCCGTGCCCAGCAGCACGTTGGCCCCGCCGACCACCACCGTCACGAAGCTCTCGATGAGGAAGGCGGCGCCCATCGTGGGCATCAGCGTCATGGTCGGCGCGTACATCGCCCCGCAGAAGCCCGCCAGCGCCGCGCCCAGGCCGAAGCTCAGCGCGTAGACGCGGCCCACGCGCACGCCGGTGGCCTGCGCGATCGACGCGTTCTGCATGGTGGCGCGCGCATGGATGCCGAAGCGGGTGCGCATGAACACGAGGTAGATGACCGCCAGCACCGCCAGGGCGCAGCCGAACAGCACGAGGCGGTAGGTCGAGAACGTGTAGGCCCCGATCGAGAAGCTGCCCTGCGGCGTGCCGATGCCCGCGAGCGACGAGCCGAAGATCAGCAGCATCCCCTGCGTGACGATCAGGCTCAGGCCCCAGGTCGCGAGCAGCGAGTCGAGCGGGCGCTTGTAGAGCTTGCGCACGATGGTCCATTCCACCGCCACCCCGACCACGCCCGCCGCCAGGGTGCCCAGCGCCTGGGCCAGCACCAGGGGCAGGCCCGCGTGGACCAGCCCCACGGTGACGTAGGCACCGCACATGATGAATTCGCCATGCGCCATGTTGATGACCCCCATCATCCCGAAGACGATGGCCAGGCCCGCCGCCGCCAGGATCAGGAACGCGAAGACGTCGGCGAACTGGTAGGCGAAGGAGAAGATTTCGGCGAACACGCGGTGCTACCGGTGGGTTCAGGACTTCTTGGGCAGGTCCGACGGCGTGTACTGCTTCCGGTCGTTCTTCTTGGTCAGGTCGCAGCCGATCTGGCCGAGCCAGTAGGGCTGGATCGTGCCGTAGTCCTTCACCACCTTCACGGCGTGCTTGTCGTCCACCGAGATCAGGCGCATGCGGTGGGAGGTGTGCTGGCTCTTGGGGTCGATGCAGACCTTGCCCTCGGGCGCGTCGATGCAGGCCTGGCCGGTGGCGATGACCTTGCGCAGGTCGGCCAGCTTGGTGGACTTGGCCTTCTCCACCAGGTCCTTGTACATGTAGAGCGCGGCATAGGCGTTGTAGCCCATGTCGTTGATGTAGGGCTCGTTGGGGAACTTGGCGTGCCAGCGCTTCTTGAAGTCGGCGGCCTCGGGCGTGTCGATCTCCTCGAACCAGTTGGCCGCCGCGTGCATGCGGTTGAGCGCCGGCGGCGCGAAGCGCTTGTGCTCGAAGCCCAGCATCACCTTGATCGACGAGCCCATGGGCAGGTTGAGCTTGGCCGCGGCCGCCTGCTCGAAGAACGAGTCCTGCGCGGCGCCGACGTTGATCGTCAGGATCCAGTCGGGCTTGGCGCGCTGGATGTTCTGGATCGTCTGCGCGAACTGCGACACCCCCAGCGGGATGAACTCCTCGCCCACCACGGTGCCCCCCAGCTCCTTCAGGATGGTGCGGTTCCATTCCGAGGAGATCTGGCCGAAGTTGTAGTCGGCGGCCACCACGTAGACCTTCTTGCCGAACTTCTCGACCATGTAGGGGATGAGCGTGGAGAACTGCTGCTCCGGGATGGCGCCCATGCTGATCATGTTGGCGTCGCACACGCCGCCCTCGTACTGGTTGGTATAGAAGTACGGCGTCTGGGTGCGGTCGACGATCGGCCGCACGGCCTCGCGCGAGGCCGAGGTGATGCCCCCGATGAGCACGTCGACCTTGTCCCGGCTGAGCAGGCGCCGCGTGAACTCCTGGTAGCGCGCGTTGTCGCCCTGCGGGTCGAGGTGGATCAGCTCCAGCGGGCGGCCCATCACGCCGCCGGCCTTGTTGATCTCCTCCACCGCCAGCTGCGAGCCGTGCAGCTTGGGCAGCCCGATGACCGCGAGGTCGCCCGAGATGTCCTCCATCAGGCCGACCTTCAGGGGCTCGGCGGCCGATGCGGCGACGGTCAGGCCCGCGAGGACGAGGGCGAGCGGGGCGAGCGTGTGGCGCAGTGTCATGGTGTGCTTCCGGTCAATGGGGTCGAGGAAAAAGAAGGGAGGAACGGGAGGAGGGAAACGGGCCGGACGCCACGGGCGCTCAGGGCGCCGGGTGCCGGCGGTGCCAGTCGGTGACCTGCTGGAACGCCCAGCCCGCGCGCACCAGAAGGTCCTCCTCGAAATGCCGCCCGACGAGCTGGAAGCCCACCGGCATGCCCGCGGCCGTGAAGCCGCCCGGCAGCGTGATGGTGGGACTGCCGGTCATGTCGAACGGGCAGGTGTAGCGCAGCACGGCGGAGATGAGCTCGGCGTCCTCGCCCATCCTGGCCATGCGCTCCATGGTGGGCGAGGCGATGCCCGTGGCCGGCACGATCAGCAGGTCGACGTCCTCGAACAGCGCCTTCACGCGGCCGGCGAAGTCGAGCCGGTGCAGCACGATCTTCTGGTAGGCGAGCCCGCTCTGGGCCCGGCCCAGCTCGATCAGGCCGGCCAGTCCGGGGCCGTACTCGTCCTTGCGCGCCGGGTAGGTGGCCTCGTGCGCCACGGCGACTTCCATGCCGCACAGCGGGAACCAGTCGTCGATGACCTGGGCCGGATCGGGGAACGCCACCGGGCGCAGTTCGCCCCCGAGCGTCTTCACCGCGGCGATCGCGGCGTCGAGCACCGCGCGCGTCTCGGCGTCGACGCCCTCGGTGATCCAGCGCGCGTCCACCCCGATGCGCAGGCCGTCCAGGCCGCGATGCATTCCCGCGAGGTAGTCGGGCACCGGCAGCGGGCTCGCCGTCGGGTCCTTCGCATCGGCCCCGGCGATCGCGCCGAGCATGGCGCCGGCATCGGCGGCGCTGCGCGTCATGGGGCCGATGTGGTCGAGCGTGGCGGCGAGCTCGAAGGCGCCGTGGCGGCTGACCCGGCCCCAGGTCGGCTTCAGCCCGGTGAGGCCGTTGGCGGCCGAGGGAAACCGGATCGAGCCGCCGGTGTCGGTGCCCAGCGAGCCGTAGCACAGGCCCGCCGCCGTCGCCACGCCCGACCCGCTGGACGACACGCCCGGCCAGTGCGCGGCGTTCCACGGGTTGACCGGCGCGGCGATGGCCGGGTGGTGGTCGGCGTAGGCGCCCTCGGTCATCTGGAGCTTGCCCAGGATCACCGCGCCGGCCTCGCGCAGCCGGCGCACCACGGTGGCGTCCTCGGTCGGCACGAAGTCGCCGTGGATCGTCATGCCGGCGGCCGAGACCACGCCCGCCGTCCAGCACAGGTCCTTCACGGCGATGGGCACGCCGTGCAGCGGACCGCGCGGGACACCGCTCGCGAGCTCGGCGTCGGCACGGCGCGCGTCGGCCAGGGCCTGCTCGCGCATCACGCGGGCGTAGCTGCCGAGCCGGCCGTCGAGCGCGTCGATGCGATCGAGCTGGGCCTGCGTCGCCTCGACGCTGGAGAGTTGCCTGGACTGGATCAGTCGCGAGACGTCGAGCAGTTCCAGGTAGTGCAGTTCGGTGTCGGCCATGGATGGAAAACTCGCTGGAAAGGAAGGACCCGGGAGGAGGAGGAAGCCGGTGGCGGGCGGGCGCCCGGCCGTCGAAGTCACTTTAGGCAGCGGCCGGCGCTCCCGCTTGTCCCGCACCGCCAGCGGATGTGCTGGTCGCGCCATCGCGCAGCACGGGCGCGCGGCGATGGAAATCGGTCGCCTGCTGGAACGCGTGTCCGGCGCGCAGCAGCATCGCCTCGCCGAACGGCCGGCCGATGATCTGCAGGCCCATGGGCATGCCCTCGCCGTCGAAGCCGCAGGGCACGTTGAGCGCGGGCAGGCCCGTCAGGCTGGCCACGCCGGTGAACTGCATGATGGCCGAGAGCATGTCCTCGGGACGGCCCTCCTCGATGGCGACGGTGGTCTCGCCCAGGCGCGTGGCGGTGAACGGCAGGGTCGGACAGACGAACACGTCGACCGCGTCCTCGAAGGCCGCCAGGAACTCCCCGCGCAGCAGCGCGCGGTAGCGCTGCGCCTGCAGGTAGTGCGTCGCCGGCAGCAGCTCGCCGACGTCGAGCAGCGCGCGCACGTCGTCGCCGTAGTCCTGCGGTCGCTCGCGCAGGTCGCGCTGGTGGTAGGTGCTGGGCTCGGCCGACTCGATGGTCAGCTGCGCCGCGATGTTGCCGTGGATGTGCCGGATGTCGACGTCGACCAGCACGGCCCCCAGGTCGACGAAGGTGGCGAGCGCCTGCTTCAGGCCCGCGAGCACGCTCGGCTGCAGGTGTTCGAGGAAGTAGCCCGGCACGATGCCGATGCGCAGGTGGCGGCAGCCGCCGTCCAGGCGCCGCAGGACGTCGTCGCACGGGTGCTGGGCACTGCCCGCGTCGCGCGGATCGAAGCCCGCCATGGCGCCGAACATCAGGGCGCAGTCCTCGACCGTGCGGGCCATCGGACCGACCGTGTCCATGCTCCAGGCCAGCGGCACCACGCCGTGGTTGCTCACGCGTCCGTAGGTCGGCCGCAGGCCCGCGATGCCGTTGACGGCCGAGGGCAGGCGGATCGAGCCGCCGGTGTCGGTGCCCACGGCGCCGAAGCACATCCGCGCGGCCACGGCGACGGCCGAGCCGCCGCTGGAGCCGGCCGGGAACCGCGTGGTGTCCCAGGGGTTGCGCACCGCGCCGTAGTGCGGGTTGGCCGAGGTGCCGCCCCAGGCGAACTCGTGCATGTTGGTCTTGCCGATGAAGATCGCGCCGTGCTGGCGCAGGCGCGTCACGACCGTGGCGTCGGCCTCCGGATGCCAGTCGGCCAGGACCTTGCTGCCGGCGGTGGTGCGCGTGCCGCGCACGGCGACGTTGTCCTTGAGCGCGATCGGCACGCCGTGCAGCGGGCCCAGCCCGCAGCCGGCGGCCGAGAGCATCTCGGCGGCGCGGGCGACCTGCAGCGCCTGCTCCTCGAAGACGGTGATGAACGAGCGCAGCACGCCGTCGTGCGCCCGGATGCGCGCGAGCGCCGCCTCGACCAGTTCGACCGGCGAGACCGCGCGTTCGCGCACCAGGCGCGCGGCCTCCGCCAGCGTGAGTTCGAGCAGGTCGCTCATGGCCGGCTCCCGGTGGACGCGGGCGCCGCCGACGGGCCGCGCGCCTCACCCGCCGCCGCGCCCGCCGCGCCCGCCTCTTCCACGGGCCCCGGCGCCGCGACCTGCGCGAACACCGTCGCGGGCATCAGCGACCGGTGCGCGGGCGCGCTCATCTTGCGGTTGAGTTCGTGGGCGGCCGGCATCCAGGCCGCCAGGATCGCCGCCGCCGCGGCGGCGCGCTCCGGACTCAGGTCCAGTCCGGCATGGGCGGCCAGCGCCGCCATGGCGGCATCGGTCCCGGGAGGGTGGTCTTCCATCGGTGTCTCCAGTCGTTCGTGCATGACGCGACGATAGGAAACGATGCCCGTGCGGACTTGGCTGGCATCGCCAAGTCGATGGCCTGGGCGCGCCAGGCCGCCGCGGCCCTCAGCTCAATGGGTGCGCAGCAGCGTGTGCGGCGTGGTGCCGTAGGCCTTCTTGAAGACCCGGCAGAAATGCGAGAGATCGCTGAAGCCGCACTGGAACGCGGCCTGCGTCACCTGCTGCACGCGGCCCTCGGTCAGGGCGCGATGGCTCGCTTCGAGGCGCCGTTTCCACAGCCACTGCATCGGCGTGGTGCCATGGCAGGCGAAGACGCGCGTGAGCGTGCGCGCGGAGACGTGCTGGGACGCGGCGATCCGGGCGACGTCCAGCTCGCAGTCGTCCAGGTGGGCATCGATGTGGGCGCAGGCGCGCTGGAACAGCGCCTCGTGCGCCGAGCGCGGGACCGACGCGCCGTCCTGGCGCATCTGGAGCACCACGGCGAGCATGTCGAGCAGCGAGTTGGCCAGCGGCCCCTGGGCGCCTTCGTGGCCGGAGAACTCCATGACCGCCGCCTCGCGCATCACGCCCGCCAGCAGCGTCGCCACCGGAGAGCCTTCGCTCAGGGGCACGGCCGTCAACCGCTCGGCCTCTGGCACCAGCGCGAGCAGCCGCCGGCGCGGGATGCGCAGCATCAGGAACGCGTCGGGCTGCAGGTCGTAGGTGAAGGGGCGCGCCGCGTCGTAGAGGGCGATGTCGCCCGGGCGCTGCACCATCTGGCGACCGCCCTGCGACAGGCGGCCGTGGCCTTCCACCACGAGGCTGAGCATGAAGTCGTCATTCGGGCCGGTGCGCAGGTGGTACGGGGTGCGCTCCCAGGCGTGCGCGGGCGAGGACATCCGCGCCAGGGTCAGGCTGCCGAGCGGGCGCACCTCCAGGCGGGCGTCGAAGTCGTCGCGGCACGGCACCGTGCTCGCGGCGGGAATGAAATGACTGCACACCACATCGCTCCAGTAGGCGAAGCGGTGCGCGGTGCCGGCGGCACGCGTCGAGTAGTTCAGTTCCATGATCGGCACCCCCGGGGCGAGAAGCGATGGGGCACTGTAAAGAGGTGCTCACCCTCACGCAACTTCTGTGCCGCCGGGCCTGCCCGCGGCGGCGGCTACTGCGTCTTCGCGCCGGCCAGGAACCACTTGCCGATCAGCGCGCGCTCCGCGTCGGTGATGCCGGTGGCGTTGTTCATCGGCATGATCTTCGTCACCACCGCCTGCTGGTAGACCGCCTGGGCGTGCAGCGCGACCTGGTCGGGCGTGTCCAGGCGCACGTTCTTCATCTGCACGGCCGCGCCGTGGCACAGGTAGCAGCGCTGTTCCAGCACCTTCTGCACCTCGCCGAAGGACACCTGCTGCACCGCCGCGCCCGGCGCCGGCGCGGCGACCGGCTCGGGCCGCATCCAGACGATGGTCAGGCCCAGCACCGCGACGCCGACCATCGCGTAGGGCAGCGGATTGCCCGCGTTGCCCAGCTTGAAACGATGGCGCACCACGAAGAACTGCCGGATGGCCGCGCCGCCGAGCATGATCAGCAGCAGCACCACCCAGTTGTGCTTGTGCGTGTAGGTGAAGCTGTAGTGGTTGCTCAGCATGGCGAAGAGCACCGGCAGCGTGAAGTAGGTGTTGTGGACGCTGCGCTGCTTGCCGCGCTGGCCGTGCACCGGATTGACCGGCTTGCCCTCCCGCAGCAGGCCCACGTTCTCGCGCTGGCCGGGAATGATCCAGAAGAACACGTTGGCGCTCATGGTCGTGGCCATCATCGCGCCCACCAGCAGGAACGCGGCGCGGCCGGCGAACCACTGGCAGGCCAGCCACGTCGCGAAGGCGATGAAGATCGCGATCAGCACGCCCACGATGGTGTCGCCGTTCTTGCGGCGCCCGAAGACCTGGCAGATGCCGTCGTAGACGATCCAGAAGACGACGAAGAAGGCCAGCGCCACCGAGATGGCCGCGCCGGGCTGCCAGTCCATCTTCGACTTGTCGATCAGGTAGGTGCTCGCGTTCCACAGGTAGGACATGGTGAACAGCGAGAAGCCGGTGATCCAGGTCGAGTAGCTCTCCCAGTACGACCAGTGCAGGTGGTCGGGCAGCTTCTTCGGCGCCAGCGCGTACTTCTGCATGTTGTAGAAGCCGCCGCCGTGCACGGCCCACTGCTCGCCGCCCACGCCCTTGTCGAGCGATTCGGCGTCCTGCGGCTTCTCCAGGCTGTTGTCCAGCATCACGAAGTAGAACGAGGCGCCGATCCAGGCGATGGCGGTGATGACGTGGACCCAGCGCAGCAGCAGGTTGGCCCAGTCGAGGTAATAGCTT harbors:
- a CDS encoding TRAP transporter large permease subunit — its product is MTILVFVGALLAAMALGIPIAFSLLASGVALMWHLDLFDPQILAQNLIGGADSFPLLAVPFFMLAGEIMNVGGLSRRIVDFALALVGHVKGGLGYVTIMAGCLLSALSGSAVADAAALTALLLPMMVKAGHDKPRAAGLIAATGVIGPVIPPSIGLVIFGVAANVSISKLFLAAIVPGLLIGGALWVTWAWLVRRERIAAPPRKSGAEIARAFRDALWALLLPVIILVGLRMGVFTPTEAAVVAAVYALFVSTAVYRELGWRDLYGVFVGAAKTSAVVMFLIAAAMVSAWLITVADLPSKVIALLQPVMDNKILLMLAIMVLVMVVGTAMDMTPTILILTPVLMPVVAAAGIDPVYFGVMFIINNSIGLVTPPVGTVLNVVAGVGRMRMDDVTRGVLPFMLAEFAVMFLMVLFPWLVTGPARLFAG
- a CDS encoding acetamidase/formamidase family protein, with product MSWLERSIMHTRGVGRGDSVTTHELTEARQGTFHYTIGPYSQPVMTVRPGDRIVVETRDAFEGKIRSEQDLPSKVLTMPFVNPQNGPILIEGAEPGDALAVHIESMAPRGDNPRGTCCMIPDFGALSGTAFTALLNEPLPEKVRKIDVDEQGVYWSRRVTLPYRPHIGTLSCSPQLDSINSLTPDQHGGNMDLPDMGPGSITYLPVWTPGARLFIGDAHACQGDGEVCGTAVEYPSLTTIRVDLVKGWTLAWPRLETERMIMAIGSARPLEDATRIAYKELILWMEAEYGYDRWDAYMMLSQCGRVRLGNFVDPKYTVGAGIDKTYLAPAPD
- a CDS encoding ABC transporter ATP-binding protein, producing MTPETPSAATASHTGATATATATATATATADAAPVLEVRGLRAAYGETPILQGVDLRVGRGEIVSLIGRNGVGKTTTLRCLMGLLRARGGSIALQGGDITTLPSDARARLGIGYVPQGREVFPRMTVAENLAVGELVGGPKGRKQPELVYQYFPRLAERRDQLAGTMSGGEQQQLAIGRALVGNPALMLLDEPSEGIQPSIVQLICDVLRAIRRDLGTTIVFVEQNLDTILDVGERAYVMEKGRVVARIDPGHMDAATVRGHLMI
- a CDS encoding ABC transporter ATP-binding protein; translated protein: MNAAAPLLRTTGLSKRFGGHTAVSEVGIDIAQGEIHCLIGPNGAGKSTLFKLVVGMHEPTAGCIEFQGRDVTGDRPFRRVQQGMSIKMQTPSVFRELPVRQNLHIALQHHVRGAELAREEDRLLELLDLARDQAKPAGALAHGQQQWLEIGMAIALRPALLLMDEPTAGLSPEETFRTGELIRELNAGGMTVLAVEHDMAFVRQIAQRVTVLHFGKVFAEGSIQEIVADPRVAEIYLGKTQ
- a CDS encoding ABC transporter permease, with translation MLKLINGSQTLGATRAFWLPFVAVVAAMLVYPVFADAYSVGNMAYLLLWVFMAMGLCLVWGYGGILSFGQTLFFGIGGYGYGVLAINLGGESATTVLALALAILASGAVAAVLGYFMIWGRIGGVFFGIVTLSSTLVLAFFLGQTAGPEWRVGEARLNGFNGMKDMAPLNVPWFGGEPLYFEGVPLYYLVVGLLLVVYLGLRILLNSRFGHVVVAVREDPQRAELLGYDVRKYQLATFVIGSMLAGLSGVLYTSWGQFITPASVGLPAASMPIVWVAFSGRSDLTATTVGSFLVLWTFQALTVHSQQAALLLMGAMLLATVMLAPQGFVIGMVQLVRGVFAPRRRREAATAMAEEGGS
- a CDS encoding branched-chain amino acid ABC transporter permease, producing MFAEIFSFAYQFADVFAFLILAAAGLAIVFGMMGVINMAHGEFIMCGAYVTVGLVHAGLPLVLAQALGTLAAGVVGVAVEWTIVRKLYKRPLDSLLATWGLSLIVTQGMLLIFGSSLAGIGTPQGSFSIGAYTFSTYRLVLFGCALAVLAVIYLVFMRTRFGIHARATMQNASIAQATGVRVGRVYALSFGLGAALAGFCGAMYAPTMTLMPTMGAAFLIESFVTVVVGGANVLLGTAPAGVVLAVVRTALNGWGGQIIGQIGMLLAVIVVIRLLPEGLSGWLARRTR
- a CDS encoding urea ABC transporter substrate-binding protein → MTLRHTLAPLALVLAGLTVAASAAEPLKVGLMEDISGDLAVIGLPKLHGSQLAVEEINKAGGVMGRPLELIHLDPQGDNARYQEFTRRLLSRDKVDVLIGGITSASREAVRPIVDRTQTPYFYTNQYEGGVCDANMISMGAIPEQQFSTLIPYMVEKFGKKVYVVAADYNFGQISSEWNRTILKELGGTVVGEEFIPLGVSQFAQTIQNIQRAKPDWILTINVGAAQDSFFEQAAAAKLNLPMGSSIKVMLGFEHKRFAPPALNRMHAAANWFEEIDTPEAADFKKRWHAKFPNEPYINDMGYNAYAALYMYKDLVEKAKSTKLADLRKVIATGQACIDAPEGKVCIDPKSQHTSHRMRLISVDDKHAVKVVKDYGTIQPYWLGQIGCDLTKKNDRKQYTPSDLPKKS
- a CDS encoding amidase, with amino-acid sequence MADTELHYLELLDVSRLIQSRQLSSVEATQAQLDRIDALDGRLGSYARVMREQALADARRADAELASGVPRGPLHGVPIAVKDLCWTAGVVSAAGMTIHGDFVPTEDATVVRRLREAGAVILGKLQMTEGAYADHHPAIAAPVNPWNAAHWPGVSSSGSGVATAAGLCYGSLGTDTGGSIRFPSAANGLTGLKPTWGRVSRHGAFELAATLDHIGPMTRSAADAGAMLGAIAGADAKDPTASPLPVPDYLAGMHRGLDGLRIGVDARWITEGVDAETRAVLDAAIAAVKTLGGELRPVAFPDPAQVIDDWFPLCGMEVAVAHEATYPARKDEYGPGLAGLIELGRAQSGLAYQKIVLHRLDFAGRVKALFEDVDLLIVPATGIASPTMERMARMGEDAELISAVLRYTCPFDMTGSPTITLPGGFTAAGMPVGFQLVGRHFEEDLLVRAGWAFQQVTDWHRRHPAP